The following proteins come from a genomic window of Lolium rigidum isolate FL_2022 chromosome 5, APGP_CSIRO_Lrig_0.1, whole genome shotgun sequence:
- the LOC124651319 gene encoding uncharacterized protein LOC124651319, whose product MSREVRGGHPLQPPSLPHLHRAEANEVQLLLAHFSTCNPLVCFVSMHINCLRKCPRRLQEQDLLRHDVDPAVGRAGGQREQRHPSVEPPSRTISSSAQRPAQNRLRDRTVADRAPHLRRCAGGALPVMCHNV is encoded by the exons atgagtAGAGAGGTTAGAGGAGGACATCCTCTGCAGCCTCCATCCCTGCCCCATCTACATAGAGCGGAGGCCAACGAGGTTCAGCTTCTTCTGGCCCATTTCTCTACCTGCAATCCTTTG GTGTGTTTTGTATCTATGCATATAAATTGTTTGAGGAAATGTCCAAGAAGGCTGCAG GAGCAAGACCTACTGCGCCACGACGTCGATCCCGCCGTTGGAAGGGCTGGCGGTCAGCGGGAGCAACGCCATCCATCGGTGGAACCACCTTCGCGCACCATCTCCTCATCTGCGCAGAGGCCGGCTCAGAACCGGTTGAGGGACAGGACGGTGGCGGACCGAGCTCCTCATCTGCGGCGCTGTGCAGGAGGAGCACTGCCGGTGATGTGCCACAATGTTTAG